The following coding sequences lie in one Flavobacterium sediminis genomic window:
- a CDS encoding sugar kinase — protein MNKVVAFGEIMLRLSTERHLRFGQSQSFVATYGGGEFNVAVSLANYGVEAEFVTRIPDNEIGHCALREMQKMNVGSKNVLLGGDRLGVYFLETGAGNRGSNVVYDRANSAIATVEKGAFDWEKIFEGKTWFHWSGITAAISQNAADECLRAIRIAHKLGLTISCDLNYRSKLWKYGKEPKDVMPEMLKYCHVILGDIDTAYFMLGLDKVAPDYTNEVSLPSLYGKLQEFCPDLKIAATTLRYSVSASHQRIGGVLFDGNKIFTSVVREVHPVVDRVGTGDAFMGGLLYSLISQPNDLQRALNFAVAACCLKHTIVGDYNLATLQEVENSIGGNASGLVSR, from the coding sequence ATGAATAAAGTTGTTGCATTTGGCGAAATTATGTTACGCCTTTCAACGGAAAGACATTTGCGATTTGGACAATCTCAATCGTTTGTAGCTACTTATGGCGGCGGAGAGTTCAATGTTGCTGTTTCATTGGCTAATTACGGCGTTGAAGCGGAATTTGTTACTCGAATTCCCGATAACGAAATTGGTCATTGTGCCCTGAGAGAAATGCAAAAAATGAATGTAGGTTCTAAAAATGTTTTGTTAGGTGGCGATAGATTAGGCGTTTATTTTTTAGAAACAGGTGCCGGAAATCGCGGAAGTAACGTAGTTTATGACAGAGCTAATAGCGCCATTGCAACCGTTGAAAAAGGTGCTTTCGATTGGGAGAAAATTTTCGAAGGCAAAACTTGGTTTCATTGGAGCGGAATTACAGCAGCTATTTCTCAAAATGCAGCCGATGAATGTTTAAGAGCTATCCGAATTGCGCATAAATTAGGGTTGACGATTTCTTGCGATTTGAATTATCGTTCAAAATTGTGGAAATATGGCAAGGAACCAAAAGATGTAATGCCTGAAATGTTGAAATATTGCCATGTTATTTTAGGTGATATCGATACGGCTTATTTCATGTTAGGATTGGATAAAGTAGCTCCGGATTATACAAATGAAGTTTCACTTCCTTCTTTATACGGGAAATTACAAGAATTTTGCCCCGATTTAAAGATTGCAGCAACAACGTTACGCTATTCTGTTAGTGCATCACATCAACGTATTGGGGGTGTTTTATTTGACGGAAACAAGATATTTACTTCAGTGGTAAGAGAAGTGCATCCGGTTGTCGATAGAGTAGGAACTGGCGATGCTTTTATGGGCGGATTGTTATACAGTTTAATCAGTCAACCGAATGATTTGCAACGCGCTCTAAATTTTGCCGTAGCTGCTTGTTGTTTGAAACATACTATTGTGGGCGACTATAATTTAGCAACCTTACAAGAAGTAGAAAATAGTATCGGAGGAAACGCTTCAGGATTAGTATCAAGATAA